Proteins encoded in a region of the Oscillospiraceae bacterium MB24-C1 genome:
- a CDS encoding ABC transporter permease produces MQKIGNGNHDPLIRIVKRAEKTRSQILLLRLQAVLISLVAGGVFILAIGYNPMEIYGTILSGAFRSKMAIQATVKYAIPLTISSLGVTLAFKMKFWNIGAEGQIIAGAICASYFALFHADWNHWLLIAVMFLAGLIGGGLWGLIPAFFKVKFDTNETLFTLMLNYIALHIVSYLRDGPWKDPGAAGFAKIARFNKNAALDKVFGIHIGWMVALALVIIVYIYLSRTKQGYEISVVGESQETARYAGMNVKRVILRTMFFSGAIGGICGMVQATGSDITLTTSVAGGVGFTAIIVAWLAQLNPFVILIVSSLFSILEKGSGVVQSTFGLSTDCADVLQGIILFFILGCEFFIRYTFSIRKKGGEK; encoded by the coding sequence ATGCAAAAGATCGGCAACGGTAATCACGACCCGTTAATCCGCATTGTCAAGCGCGCCGAAAAAACCCGCAGCCAAATTCTCCTGCTGCGGCTGCAAGCTGTATTGATCTCGCTGGTTGCAGGCGGTGTGTTTATTTTGGCCATTGGCTACAACCCCATGGAGATTTACGGCACCATTCTTTCGGGAGCATTTCGCAGCAAGATGGCAATTCAGGCCACCGTGAAATACGCCATTCCACTTACCATTTCATCGCTGGGTGTCACGCTTGCTTTCAAAATGAAATTCTGGAATATCGGCGCCGAGGGGCAGATCATCGCGGGCGCTATCTGCGCGTCTTATTTTGCGCTGTTTCATGCTGACTGGAACCATTGGCTATTGATTGCCGTCATGTTTTTGGCAGGCCTCATCGGTGGTGGGCTATGGGGGCTGATACCTGCCTTTTTCAAAGTTAAATTTGATACCAACGAGACGCTATTTACCCTGATGCTCAACTATATTGCATTACACATCGTCTCTTACCTGCGCGACGGTCCGTGGAAGGACCCAGGCGCGGCTGGCTTTGCTAAAATTGCACGGTTTAATAAAAACGCCGCACTGGATAAGGTTTTCGGCATACATATCGGTTGGATGGTTGCGCTGGCGCTTGTGATCATTGTCTATATCTATCTCAGTCGCACCAAACAAGGCTATGAGATCAGTGTCGTAGGTGAAAGTCAGGAAACTGCACGTTACGCCGGCATGAACGTCAAAAGGGTTATTTTGCGCACCATGTTTTTCTCGGGTGCAATCGGTGGCATTTGCGGTATGGTACAGGCCACCGGCTCAGACATCACGCTAACTACTTCCGTCGCCGGAGGCGTAGGCTTCACCGCTATCATTGTCGCATGGCTCGCGCAATTAAACCCCTTTGTCATTTTAATTGTATCGTCTCTCTTTTCAATTCTGGAAAAAGGCTCCGGTGTCGTGCAATCTACCTTTGGCCTTTCCACGGATTGTGCTGACGTTTTACAGGGCATCATTTTGTTTTTTATCTTAGGGTGCGAGTTCTTCATCCGCTACACCTTTTCGATCCGCAAGAAAGGAGGGGAAAAGTAA
- a CDS encoding DUF1653 domain-containing protein, producing MEQTIRVGRYRHFKGNEYRVLYTATHSETLEPYVVYQALYGESGIWVRPAGMWHETIMHGGKTQPRFQYIGKE from the coding sequence ATGGAACAGACCATCCGCGTCGGACGCTACCGACATTTTAAAGGAAATGAATATCGCGTGTTATATACCGCCACCCACAGTGAAACGCTGGAACCTTATGTCGTGTATCAGGCGCTTTATGGCGAAAGCGGCATCTGGGTACGCCCGGCCGGCATGTGGCATGAAACAATTATGCATGGCGGGAAGACGCAGCCACGCTTTCAGTATATTGGGAAGGAATAA
- a CDS encoding xanthine phosphoribosyltransferase has product MQLLKNRILKDGQVKSGNVLKVDSFLNHQMDIGLFGEIGKEFKRRFADCDINKILTIEASGIGIACIVAQYFNVPVVFAKKNPTKNIAGEVYTSRVESFTHGKVYDIIVSKRFLTADDKVLVIDDFLANGCALKGLIELVNGAGATLVGAGIVIEKGFQEGGKLIRDMGVRVESLAIVDAMDDHGIVFRD; this is encoded by the coding sequence ATGCAGCTGCTAAAAAATCGTATTCTTAAAGACGGACAGGTAAAGTCCGGAAACGTCTTAAAGGTGGACAGTTTTTTAAACCATCAAATGGATATCGGACTGTTTGGAGAGATCGGCAAGGAGTTTAAGCGTCGATTTGCCGACTGTGATATCAATAAGATTTTGACCATAGAGGCTTCCGGCATAGGAATCGCCTGTATTGTCGCACAGTATTTTAATGTCCCTGTTGTTTTTGCCAAAAAGAACCCCACCAAGAATATTGCGGGTGAGGTGTATACTAGCCGTGTTGAGTCGTTCACCCATGGAAAGGTGTACGACATTATTGTTTCAAAGCGCTTTTTAACAGCAGATGACAAGGTGCTGGTTATCGACGATTTTTTGGCGAATGGTTGTGCACTCAAAGGGCTGATCGAGTTGGTCAACGGCGCGGGCGCGACGCTGGTGGGTGCCGGAATCGTCATTGAAAAAGGTTTTCAGGAAGGCGGAAAGCTCATTCGCGATATGGGCGTGCGAGTCGAGTCGCTCGCAATTGTCGATGCTATGGATGATCATGGGATCGTCTTCCGTGATTAA
- a CDS encoding NAD-dependent protein deacylase, translating to MKGLGKLQKLIDQSQRVVFFGGAGVSTESGIPDFRSVDGLYNQQFNYPPETILSHSFFMRHTEDFYRFYQTKMMYSNIEPNAAHKKLAELEAAGKLAAVITQNIDGLHQLAGSKNVLELHGSMLRNRCMSCGKAYGINAMRGPGVPHCDCSGVIKPDVVLYEEALDTDTVERAVSELRSADLVIVGGTSLAVYPAAGLLNYVRGKIVLINRDATRLDDAAELVLCAPIGEVLSQIQVGTSPR from the coding sequence ATGAAAGGTCTTGGAAAACTACAAAAGCTGATCGATCAAAGCCAAAGGGTTGTCTTTTTCGGTGGCGCGGGGGTATCGACTGAAAGTGGTATACCGGATTTTCGAAGCGTGGATGGGTTATATAATCAGCAGTTTAACTATCCGCCTGAAACCATTTTAAGCCATAGCTTTTTTATGAGGCACACTGAGGACTTTTATAGGTTTTATCAGACCAAAATGATGTACAGCAATATAGAGCCCAATGCGGCGCACAAAAAGCTTGCCGAATTAGAAGCAGCCGGCAAGCTCGCGGCCGTCATCACTCAGAATATTGACGGGCTCCACCAGCTGGCCGGCAGCAAAAATGTGTTGGAATTGCACGGCTCAATGTTGCGCAATCGATGTATGTCCTGCGGTAAGGCATATGGAATAAACGCCATGCGCGGCCCCGGCGTACCCCACTGTGATTGCAGCGGTGTGATAAAGCCGGATGTCGTGCTATATGAAGAGGCACTGGACACCGATACCGTCGAGCGGGCAGTGTCTGAGCTGCGGTCGGCTGATCTGGTCATTGTGGGCGGAACGAGTCTGGCGGTCTATCCGGCGGCGGGCCTGCTCAATTATGTTCGCGGTAAAATCGTGCTGATTAACCGCGACGCTACCCGATTGGATGACGCCGCAGAGCTGGTGCTCTGCGCGCCTATCGGTGAGGTGCTTTCTCAAATACAAGTTGGTACTTCGCCGAGATAG
- a CDS encoding DNA-deoxyinosine glycosylase → MRQTVEHPLSPIYDEHSRILILGTMPSPMSRQRAFYYAHPQNRFWQILCALLGRPPVGDNNARRSLCLSHGIALWDVLQSCTIEGASDASIRDAVPNNIAQILAIADIQAIFTTGQTAGRFYHRLCEHSTGKPAIVLPSPSAANAAMRLDTLIERYQILLPYLGEVPTCI, encoded by the coding sequence ATGAGACAAACCGTTGAACACCCCTTATCACCCATCTATGATGAGCATTCCAGAATTTTAATTCTTGGCACAATGCCTTCTCCAATGTCAAGGCAACGAGCTTTTTACTACGCGCACCCACAAAACCGTTTCTGGCAAATTTTGTGTGCATTGCTAGGGCGTCCCCCAGTAGGCGATAACAATGCCCGTCGAAGCCTTTGCCTTTCACACGGCATCGCCCTTTGGGATGTGCTGCAAAGCTGCACCATAGAGGGTGCCAGTGATGCCAGTATCAGAGACGCTGTGCCCAACAATATTGCCCAAATACTCGCAATAGCCGATATACAGGCGATATTTACCACAGGCCAAACAGCCGGAAGGTTTTATCACCGCCTGTGTGAACACAGCACCGGTAAACCCGCCATTGTGCTACCCTCTCCCAGCGCGGCTAACGCCGCCATGCGCCTCGACACGCTAATTGAACGCTACCAGATCCTCCTGCCCTATCTCGGCGAAGTACCAACTTGTATTTGA
- a CDS encoding ABC transporter permease — translation MDMLIKFLVAAVLAGTPLLFGTVGEILSERVGHLNLGVEGMMSIGACAGFMTGYYTNNFILAILAAFLGGALSALIYAVLTVTFFANQNVTGLTLTIFGIGLSNFVGVLMISRSADKTLKLPETITAQMRGIDFAGLGKLPVVGELLFSYNPFVYLGIVIAIATGYYLQRTKTGLNVRAIGENPAAADAAGINVTVLKYVNIVVGGGICGIGGAYCSMIINSGVWISDNVGGLGWIAVALVIFAGWKPVNALYGSFIFGALRVLKYYAAKSLFPFPNAFYDMLPFLITALVLIISSVRKSSGAHIPASLGLNYFREER, via the coding sequence ATGGACATGCTGATTAAATTCCTTGTCGCCGCCGTACTGGCGGGCACACCCCTGCTATTTGGCACCGTCGGCGAAATTTTAAGTGAGCGTGTCGGCCACCTAAACCTTGGCGTAGAGGGTATGATGTCCATTGGCGCGTGCGCGGGCTTTATGACCGGTTATTACACTAATAATTTTATATTAGCCATTCTGGCCGCTTTTTTGGGTGGCGCCCTCTCGGCGCTGATTTACGCCGTGCTCACCGTCACCTTTTTTGCAAACCAAAATGTCACGGGGCTGACGTTAACGATTTTCGGCATTGGACTTTCAAACTTTGTGGGTGTATTGATGATCAGTCGCTCGGCGGATAAGACCTTAAAGCTGCCAGAGACGATTACCGCCCAAATGCGCGGCATCGATTTTGCGGGGCTGGGCAAACTGCCGGTCGTCGGTGAGCTGTTGTTTTCATATAATCCGTTTGTTTATTTGGGCATTGTAATTGCCATTGCAACAGGATATTACCTACAACGAACCAAAACTGGCCTCAACGTCCGCGCCATCGGTGAAAATCCGGCGGCAGCCGACGCGGCGGGCATCAATGTCACGGTGCTTAAATATGTCAATATCGTCGTCGGTGGTGGCATCTGCGGCATCGGTGGGGCATATTGCTCAATGATCATCAACAGTGGTGTCTGGATAAGCGATAACGTTGGCGGCCTCGGCTGGATCGCCGTGGCGCTGGTCATCTTCGCGGGCTGGAAGCCGGTGAACGCCCTTTATGGCTCGTTTATATTTGGCGCACTGCGTGTGCTTAAATATTACGCAGCAAAGAGCCTGTTCCCCTTTCCAAACGCATTTTATGATATGCTACCGTTCTTGATTACAGCACTCGTGCTCATCATCAGCTCAGTGCGGAAAAGCAGCGGCGCGCACATTCCCGCCAGCTTGGGGCTTAATTACTTCCGCGAGGAGCGGTAA
- a CDS encoding helix-turn-helix transcriptional regulator: MKNASPVYECILTANEQGSCLILNSVTEAFCRVVGISPHSLGMPLEKVVAQKTAAWIYQAFSYIKDGNEAIRDLREIQGSFWCYSLAYNKPKLTVSLSPIWDVDEANRTYSVNNLANMSLNKFHGSFHDSLLINCNESNYKIASISPALSQLLGITIGDNIDTLFSYMQNLCTDRLIKRSMELNKVHYYMDVYEHDKTTCHLLITLIPLNHFERYMLIGLHKLQERDYYQMMKSIDTSPRQICEAGNIGVAVIETENCKYKRIINANTCFNRLVYSHEDFELLRIKIIPVCCAKQSILTASRRLGNLNCLIAAIPTLNSNQIFLFIIPDTGPQPSIQSLANRLTKREFEIACHIVNGNSIKGISADCGISEGTVKKNLSNIYSKLQINNRVDLVRLIFPTVIN, from the coding sequence TTGAAGAACGCTTCTCCTGTATATGAATGCATACTCACTGCAAATGAGCAAGGGTCCTGTTTAATATTAAACAGTGTAACAGAAGCATTCTGTCGCGTGGTAGGCATCAGCCCCCATTCTCTGGGAATGCCCCTTGAAAAAGTAGTTGCTCAAAAAACCGCCGCCTGGATATATCAGGCCTTTTCTTATATTAAAGATGGCAATGAGGCCATCCGAGACCTACGCGAAATTCAGGGCAGTTTCTGGTGCTATTCTCTTGCTTATAATAAACCAAAGCTTACAGTTTCGCTGTCTCCTATCTGGGACGTAGATGAGGCCAATCGTACCTATAGCGTGAATAACCTTGCTAACATGTCGCTAAACAAGTTCCATGGTTCATTTCACGATTCGCTTCTAATCAACTGTAACGAAAGCAACTATAAGATAGCAAGCATCAGTCCTGCTCTTTCGCAGCTGTTGGGAATAACTATCGGCGATAACATTGATACGCTATTTTCTTACATGCAAAACCTCTGTACCGACAGACTTATAAAGCGCTCTATGGAGCTCAACAAAGTTCATTACTATATGGATGTATATGAGCATGATAAAACGACTTGTCATCTGTTGATCACGCTGATTCCGTTAAACCACTTTGAACGGTATATGCTCATTGGGCTTCATAAATTGCAAGAGCGTGACTATTATCAGATGATGAAATCGATCGACACAAGCCCTCGACAAATCTGCGAGGCAGGAAATATCGGTGTGGCTGTTATCGAAACGGAAAACTGTAAATACAAGAGAATCATAAACGCTAATACTTGTTTTAACCGTCTGGTTTATTCGCATGAGGATTTTGAACTACTGCGAATCAAGATCATTCCAGTTTGTTGCGCTAAACAGAGTATCCTTACTGCTTCACGCCGCCTAGGCAACCTGAATTGCCTGATTGCTGCTATTCCAACACTAAACTCCAACCAAATATTTCTGTTCATCATACCTGACACCGGGCCGCAACCATCCATACAGAGTTTGGCTAACCGACTTACCAAACGAGAATTTGAAATCGCCTGCCATATTGTCAACGGAAATTCCATCAAGGGCATCTCGGCCGATTGCGGCATCTCAGAAGGCACCGTAAAGAAAAATCTTTCAAATATTTATAGCAAGCTCCAGATCAACAACCGCGTCGATCTGGTCCGCTTAATTTTCCCAACGGTAATTAACTAA
- a CDS encoding ABC transporter ATP-binding protein produces the protein MEASSQSHFAIECKQITKRFGSVLANDGIDLAVNHGEVLALLGENGSGKTTLMNMLSGIYRPDSGAISVNGQEVTINSPVDAMKLGIGMIHQHFKLVEIFSAMDNIVLGTAEKLLPPKQLRRKIEEICSAFGLEIDPLKRVCDMSVSEKQTVEIVKVLYRGAQILILDEPTAVLTPQETNRLFAILRRMKQQGCAIIIITHKLNEVLEISDRVTILRKGKSIDTVVTGETSQAQLTELMVGRPVSLEIDRPEAHSPKPILKVVDLTVPTADGSVAIDDISFEIRTGEILGVAGVAGSGQKELCEAIAGLLKPKKGAILYKKENIVGKSPSEIIALGISMSFVPEDRLGMGLVASMGMVDNMLLKSYHTNGGIFVDRKPARALAEQLIKKLSIVTPGVDTPVRLLSGGNVQKVLLGREIESSPNLLITAYPVRGLDINSSYTVYDLLNEQKRRNVAVMYIGEDLDVLLELSDRIMVLCHGKITGIVDARSATKEQLGLMMTGATPQEGGDA, from the coding sequence GTGGAAGCGTCTTCTCAGTCCCACTTCGCAATTGAATGCAAACAAATAACCAAACGCTTTGGCAGCGTGCTGGCCAATGATGGTATCGATCTTGCGGTAAATCACGGCGAGGTTTTAGCACTTCTAGGCGAAAATGGATCGGGTAAAACTACTTTGATGAACATGCTCTCGGGCATTTATCGCCCCGATTCCGGTGCCATTTCAGTGAATGGTCAGGAGGTAACGATCAACTCACCGGTGGATGCGATGAAGCTTGGCATAGGCATGATTCATCAGCACTTTAAGCTGGTCGAAATATTTTCGGCGATGGATAATATCGTTCTGGGCACCGCTGAAAAGCTGTTGCCGCCAAAACAATTGCGCCGTAAAATTGAGGAAATTTGCAGTGCCTTTGGATTAGAAATTGACCCCTTAAAGCGGGTATGCGACATGTCGGTCAGTGAAAAGCAAACCGTCGAAATTGTCAAAGTACTTTACCGCGGCGCACAAATTCTGATTCTAGATGAGCCGACCGCCGTGCTCACCCCGCAGGAAACCAACCGGCTTTTCGCCATTCTGCGGCGGATGAAACAACAGGGCTGCGCCATTATCATCATCACCCATAAGCTAAACGAAGTGCTCGAGATTTCTGACCGGGTCACCATCCTGCGCAAGGGCAAGAGCATCGATACTGTCGTCACTGGCGAGACAAGCCAGGCACAGCTGACCGAACTGATGGTCGGCCGACCGGTCAGCCTTGAAATCGACCGGCCCGAGGCCCACTCACCAAAGCCTATTTTGAAGGTTGTGGATCTCACGGTGCCCACCGCCGATGGTAGCGTGGCTATAGATGACATTTCGTTTGAGATTCGAACCGGCGAGATTCTCGGCGTGGCGGGCGTGGCCGGCAGCGGACAAAAGGAGCTGTGCGAAGCAATTGCCGGCCTGTTAAAGCCAAAAAAGGGCGCTATTTTATACAAAAAGGAAAATATCGTCGGTAAATCACCATCTGAAATCATTGCGCTGGGCATCAGCATGAGCTTTGTGCCTGAAGATCGCCTGGGCATGGGGTTGGTTGCCTCCATGGGTATGGTGGACAATATGCTACTTAAATCTTATCACACCAACGGCGGCATCTTTGTCGACCGCAAACCCGCCAGAGCGCTGGCTGAACAGCTGATCAAAAAGCTTTCGATCGTGACGCCCGGCGTCGATACCCCGGTGCGGCTCTTAAGCGGCGGAAATGTTCAAAAGGTTCTTTTGGGACGTGAGATTGAATCGTCACCCAACCTACTTATCACCGCTTATCCGGTGCGCGGACTGGATATCAACTCCTCTTACACCGTATACGATCTGCTTAATGAGCAAAAGCGCCGCAACGTGGCGGTTATGTATATTGGCGAAGATTTGGATGTGCTACTCGAGCTTTCTGACCGGATTATGGTGCTGTGCCACGGCAAGATCACAGGCATTGTGGATGCACGCTCCGCTACCAAGGAGCAGCTCGGCCTGATGATGACGGGGGCTACACCCCAGGAAGGAGGCGACGCCTGA
- a CDS encoding alanyl-tRNA editing protein — translation MLEKRLFRENPYQIEFSATVLSCVPQGEHFAVALDATCFYPEGGGQPADTGMLGNVKVLDVHERDEDILHTTDAPLTVGETVIGKIDWLKRFSLMQHHTGEHIVSGIVHKLFKLDNVGFHMGSAMVTVDFNGELSAEQLATVELAANRIVFANIPVQEYYPDASALTALNYRSKKALFGKVRIITVPDADCCACCGTHVAKTGEIGLIKLLSPQRYKGGTRVGMLCGERALTDYRQKDASVADISHMLSAKPIEVSKAVQRILSEADALRAELVAAKDKLFTVRLESVDRGDGLLCLFEDNLTPNELRRFCMQLIDHRSGPCLLLCGDDENGYRYALGVAQGDARTLSKELHQTLGGKGGGNAQVVQGTIATDHTRIAEYVAMKQVF, via the coding sequence ATGCTTGAGAAAAGACTATTTCGTGAAAACCCTTACCAGATTGAGTTTTCGGCAACGGTGCTTTCCTGTGTGCCGCAAGGGGAACATTTTGCCGTGGCGCTCGATGCTACCTGTTTTTACCCCGAGGGGGGCGGGCAACCCGCCGACACCGGCATGTTAGGGAATGTAAAGGTGCTGGATGTACACGAAAGGGACGAGGACATCCTACACACCACCGACGCGCCGCTGACCGTCGGCGAAACAGTCATTGGCAAAATTGATTGGCTGAAACGCTTTTCGTTAATGCAGCATCACACCGGTGAGCATATTGTTTCCGGCATTGTCCACAAGCTGTTTAAGCTGGATAACGTTGGTTTTCATATGGGTAGCGCAATGGTCACCGTCGATTTTAACGGTGAACTTTCGGCTGAACAACTGGCTACCGTCGAGCTTGCCGCTAACCGCATTGTGTTTGCCAATATTCCGGTGCAGGAGTACTACCCCGATGCAAGTGCACTGACGGCGCTTAATTACCGCAGCAAAAAGGCCTTATTCGGGAAGGTGCGCATCATCACCGTGCCGGATGCCGACTGCTGTGCCTGCTGTGGTACCCATGTGGCAAAAACCGGAGAAATCGGTCTGATCAAGCTGTTGTCTCCCCAGCGTTATAAGGGCGGCACACGTGTGGGCATGCTTTGCGGCGAAAGGGCGCTGACCGATTATCGTCAGAAGGATGCTTCGGTTGCGGATATCTCTCACATGCTTTCGGCTAAACCGATAGAGGTTTCCAAAGCCGTACAGCGGATTCTCAGTGAAGCTGACGCGCTACGCGCCGAGTTGGTCGCAGCAAAGGACAAGCTTTTTACCGTCCGTCTTGAATCTGTCGACCGTGGCGACGGTCTGTTGTGCCTGTTCGAAGATAATCTTACCCCTAACGAGCTACGCCGGTTTTGTATGCAGTTGATAGATCATCGCTCCGGCCCTTGTTTGCTGCTTTGCGGTGACGACGAGAACGGATACCGCTATGCGCTCGGCGTAGCCCAAGGCGATGCACGCACGCTTTCAAAGGAACTACATCAAACGTTGGGTGGCAAAGGCGGTGGCAACGCACAGGTGGTACAGGGAACCATTGCAACCGACCACACTCGAATCGCTGAATATGTCGCCATGAAGCAGGTTTTTTAA
- the spoIID gene encoding stage II sporulation protein D: MRATIFFLVLLTLLTVAIPFVASLSGQGDILSFSESVPASEPASVSAVSSMAESVSESESNPSSAVTTVAPSDADLEARKSFKIFDRTTKKVFKVDAAEYIRGAVASEMPATFHQQALTAQAIAAHTWALYSAHRQAETPDPTLKGADFSADPERLEGYITKERFFERYGESAELFWPKICDAADYALTRIVTYNGKPALTAYHSTSAGQTEASDNVWTVSLPYLVPVESDGDLLAPDYKVTETYDKKTMKLLLMQAFSDVTLDDDTPEKWIVPLETSDSGYVTLAKVGDLEVHGQAVRNALSLRSGCFEISYQGGTFSVETLGYGHGVGMSQYGADFMARQGNTCEEILLHYYPNTEIKTVS, from the coding sequence ATGCGGGCCACAATATTTTTTTTAGTGCTGCTGACGCTGCTAACCGTCGCCATCCCCTTTGTCGCTTCGCTATCGGGGCAGGGGGATATTTTATCTTTTTCTGAGAGCGTTCCTGCTTCGGAACCTGCATCGGTATCGGCTGTCTCTTCGATGGCTGAAAGCGTGTCGGAGAGCGAAAGCAACCCTTCCTCCGCCGTGACAACCGTCGCGCCCTCTGATGCCGACCTTGAGGCGCGCAAGTCCTTTAAGATTTTTGACCGCACAACTAAAAAAGTATTCAAGGTGGACGCAGCCGAATATATCCGCGGGGCGGTCGCCTCTGAGATGCCTGCTACTTTTCATCAGCAAGCGCTGACCGCTCAGGCCATCGCTGCGCATACGTGGGCGCTTTACAGCGCACATCGGCAGGCTGAGACCCCCGACCCAACACTCAAGGGCGCCGATTTTTCCGCTGACCCTGAGCGTCTGGAAGGCTACATCACTAAGGAGCGTTTTTTTGAGCGCTACGGCGAAAGCGCCGAACTGTTTTGGCCAAAAATCTGCGACGCCGCCGATTATGCCTTGACCCGCATTGTAACCTATAACGGTAAACCCGCGCTGACCGCCTATCACTCCACCAGCGCAGGGCAAACCGAAGCCTCCGACAATGTGTGGACGGTATCACTACCCTATCTAGTACCGGTAGAAAGTGACGGCGATCTGCTTGCACCTGATTATAAGGTGACCGAGACCTACGACAAAAAGACCATGAAGCTGCTGCTAATGCAGGCTTTTTCCGATGTAACGCTCGACGATGACACCCCCGAAAAGTGGATTGTTCCGCTGGAAACGTCCGATTCAGGCTATGTAACACTCGCTAAAGTTGGCGATCTCGAGGTACACGGGCAAGCCGTGCGCAACGCATTGAGTCTGCGTTCTGGCTGCTTTGAAATCTCCTATCAAGGTGGAACCTTTTCTGTCGAGACCCTTGGCTATGGTCACGGTGTGGGAATGAGCCAATACGGCGCCGATTTTATGGCTCGTCAAGGCAATACCTGTGAAGAGATTTTGCTACATTATTACCCCAATACCGAAATCAAAACAGTATCATAA
- a CDS encoding BMP family ABC transporter substrate-binding protein, whose product MKKSLAILLAAGMLLLGACGGTPASSQAAPAASSEAAPSESAPANAITKDNIKIGVIHISDPAEGSGYTFTHDQGIIGMQTNLGLRDDQIIRKININDSDATAIETAMLECIEEGANIIFATSWGYMDTCEALAEEYPDVIFSHGSGYKSNGKNFNNYFGRIYQARYLAGIAAGLKTQSNKIGYVAAWGTENGEVTSGLNAFAMGVNSVNPDCEVFVKTTNSWFDPEGEKQAAEALIALGCDVIGQHCDTPNPQLAAEEKGVWGVGYNSDMSKDAPKAVLTSAVWNWSTYYSWAVEHVLNGTWTGENYYGGLPEGFVDITALSDLCAEGTVEKIEEARQKIGSGDWDVFDGEIEGNDGQMHTSEYYSDVNWYFKNIVVK is encoded by the coding sequence ATGAAGAAAAGTCTTGCCATTTTGCTGGCTGCCGGCATGTTACTGTTAGGCGCATGCGGCGGTACTCCTGCTTCCAGTCAGGCCGCTCCTGCCGCCTCTTCCGAGGCTGCGCCCTCTGAAAGCGCACCGGCGAATGCCATCACAAAGGATAACATCAAAATTGGCGTCATTCACATCTCTGACCCCGCTGAAGGCTCGGGCTATACCTTTACTCATGATCAGGGCATCATCGGCATGCAGACGAATCTCGGTCTGCGCGACGACCAGATCATCCGTAAGATTAACATCAACGACAGCGACGCGACTGCAATTGAGACCGCGATGCTTGAGTGCATCGAGGAAGGTGCCAACATCATCTTCGCCACTAGCTGGGGCTACATGGATACCTGCGAAGCGCTGGCTGAAGAATACCCCGATGTGATCTTCTCTCATGGCTCGGGTTATAAGTCCAATGGCAAGAACTTCAATAACTATTTCGGCCGCATTTATCAGGCTCGTTATCTCGCCGGCATTGCCGCGGGTCTTAAAACTCAGAGCAACAAGATCGGTTATGTCGCCGCTTGGGGCACCGAGAATGGCGAAGTCACCAGTGGCTTGAACGCTTTTGCAATGGGTGTCAACTCTGTTAACCCCGACTGCGAGGTTTTTGTTAAGACCACCAACAGCTGGTTTGATCCCGAAGGCGAAAAGCAGGCTGCCGAAGCCTTGATCGCTCTGGGATGCGATGTTATTGGCCAGCACTGCGACACCCCCAACCCCCAGCTTGCCGCTGAGGAAAAAGGCGTCTGGGGCGTTGGGTACAACTCTGACATGTCCAAGGATGCGCCCAAAGCTGTTTTGACCAGCGCTGTCTGGAACTGGAGCACCTATTACTCCTGGGCGGTTGAGCACGTCCTCAACGGCACCTGGACCGGTGAAAATTACTATGGTGGACTGCCCGAGGGCTTTGTTGACATCACCGCACTTTCTGACCTGTGTGCCGAGGGCACCGTGGAGAAGATTGAAGAAGCCCGCCAGAAAATTGGCTCCGGCGACTGGGATGTATTCGATGGTGAAATTGAGGGCAATGACGGCCAAATGCACACCAGCGAGTATTATAGCGACGTCAACTGGTACTTCAAGAACATTGTTGTAAAGTAA